One Spinacia oleracea cultivar Varoflay chromosome 4, BTI_SOV_V1, whole genome shotgun sequence DNA segment encodes these proteins:
- the LOC110793186 gene encoding uncharacterized protein encodes MHLGRIQKGKDESLRSYVKRFNLEAGQIPDLPDGVSFDNFIRGLKKGSFKFDLVKKSVRTMAEVLDEAEAFIHATEICSASKDGKTGEATYCSGKKEKIDRKVPRVNGTWALSKEHDTNSPGQKRGRPQEREYFEYNADLLTILVDVGTRFDLERPFPMKSPTESRDPKLYCQFHEDIGHDTKDCRSLKRAQDGLASKGHLKNYLQRSTHGTGKNHYKKNKSPASAIEGNHSEGGFVDVISGGPAAGGPTMRGQKDYARRLGQVMLSGKSPVDPFPRIEICESDDGRVATPHDDPVVVEIKICNMRVKRILIDTGSSSDIMSMECLSRLAHDPKTIETIHYPIIGFGGSIIHPVGVINLPVRIGGRKDGRKMGVDFRPPNRQRFDSIYTMSFWDAPP; translated from the coding sequence ATGCATTTGGGACGCATTCAAAAAGGAAAGGACGAGTCGTTGCGAAGCTATGTTAAGCGCTTCAACCTAGAAGCCGGACAGATCCCAGATCTGCCCGATGGCGTCTCTTTCGATAATTTTATTAGAGGATTGAAGAAAGGTTCATTCAAGTTTGACTTAGTTAAGAAAAGTGTCCGGACTATGGCTGAGGTCTTGGACGAGGCCGAAGCCTTTATTcatgcaacagaaatatgcagTGCGTCCAAGGATGGAAAGACTGGTGAAGCGACATACTGCTCAGGGAAGAAAGAGAAGATAGACAGGAAAGTCCCGCGAGTAAATGGTACATGGGCTCTTTCGAAAGAACATGATACCAATTCTCCCGGACAGAAGAGAGGACGCCCACAAGAGAGAGAATATTTTGAATACAATGCAGACCTTCTCACAATCCTAGTGGACGTCGGGACTAGGTTCGATCTCGAACGGCCCTTTCCCATGAAATCTCCTACTGAGAGTCGAGATCCTAAGCTGTATTGTCAGTTCCACGAAGATATAGGGCATGACACCAAGGATTGCAGAAGCCTAAAGAGAGCCCAGGACGGCCTAGCCTCCAAGGGGCACCTAAAAAACTACCTGCAAAGAAGCACTCACGGCACGGGAAAAAATCATTACAAGAAAAACAAGTCACCTGCCTCAGCTATAGAAGGAAATCACAGCGAAGGAGGATTTGTAGATGTCATATCAGGAGGACCAGCTGCTGGTGGTCCCACCATGAGGGGACAGAAAGATTATGCTCGCCGTCTAGGACAGGTAATGTTATCAGGGAAATCACCAGTAGACCCATTCCCTCGGATAGAAATATGTGAATCAGACGACGGACGTGTAGCCACCCCACATGACGATCCTGTCGTTGTCGAGATCAAGATCTGTAACATGAGAGTAAAACGCATCTTGATAGATACAGGAAGTTCATCTGATATAATGAGCATGGAGTGCCTAAGCCGCCTAGCTCACGACCCTAAGACTATAGAGACCATCCACTACCCTATCATTGGCTTTGGAGGAAGCATCATACATCCAGTAGGCGTCATCAACTTGCCGGTTCGAATTGGAGGGAGAAAAGATGGACGAAAGATGGGGGTGGACTTCCGTCCACCTAATCGTCAAAGATTTGACAGCATATATACAATGTCATTTTGGGATGCCCCACCTTGA